Proteins co-encoded in one Gossypium arboreum isolate Shixiya-1 chromosome 11, ASM2569848v2, whole genome shotgun sequence genomic window:
- the LOC108470730 gene encoding IQ domain-containing protein IQM3-like isoform X1 gives MSSSSENNVGGFEMLSLIDGRDYSGENHAHDGGHDGVFRHSNAAAVKVQKVYRSYRTRRRLADSAFVAELWWQALDYARLKHSTILFFDNLKPETAASRWNRVFLNASKIGKGLSEDAKAQKLAFQHWIEAIDPRHRYGHNLHIYYEEWCKADAGQPFFYWLDLGDGKDINLNECPRSKLRQQCIKYLGPQERVNYEYIVVEGKIIHKQTRNVLDTIEGLKEGKWIFVMSTSKKLYAGKKKKGMFHHSSFLAGGVTLAAGRLVVERGDLKSISAYSGHYRPTDDSLASFLSFLKENGVNLNEVEIRRATDDSDSYNYGKSTSVGTLAEHSLSLVPSELETDNTENNLSSQSPEANQTKTTNTYKRSLSGGLQSPRTEVPERAILQRINSKKAAKSYQLGHQLSRKWSTGAGPRIGCVADYPLELRQQALEFVNLSPRTPPALSPFLSPRTPRTPTTPSACRSPGGLASAASQPTSNFTNADGISGI, from the exons ATGTCTTCTTCCTCGGAGAATAATGTTGGTGGATTTGAAATGTTGTCGTTGATCGACGGTCGAGATTATTCAGGGGAGAATCACGCGCACGATGGTGGTCACGATGGGGTTTTTCGCCACTCGAACGCGGCGGCTGTTAAGGTTCAGAAAGTGTATAGGAGTTACCGGACACGGCGTAGGTTAGCAGATTCTGCTTTTGTAGCTGAACTCTG GTGGCAGGCTTTAGATTATGCAAGGCTTAAGCACAGCACAATTTTGTTTTTTGATAATTTAAAACCTGAAACTGCTGCTTCAAGGTGGAATCGTGTTTTTTTAAATGCTTCTAAG atCGGGAAGGGATTGTCGGAAGATGCCAAagcacaaaaattggcttttcaacATTGGATTGAAGCT ATTGATCCACGCCATCGTTACGGGCATAATTTGCATATTTACTATGAAGAGTGGTGTAAAGCTGATGCTGGTCAACCATTTTTCTACTG GTTGGATTTAGGTGATGGCAAAGATATTAATCTTAACGAGTGCCCGAGATCGAAGCTTCGACAACAATGCATCAAGTATCTCGGACCC CAAGAGAGGGTAAATTATGAGTACATTGTTGTTGAAGGAAAGATTATCCATAAACAAACCAGAAACGTACTCGATACAATCGAAGGATTGAAAGAAGGGAAATGGATATTCGTTATGAGCACCTCGAAGAAATTGTATGCCGGCAAG AAGAAGAAAGGAATGTTTCATCATTCGAGTTTCTTAGCCGGAGGAGTGACGTTAGCCGCTGGTAGGCTGGTGGTTGAACGCGGAGATCTTAAG TCCATTTCTGCGTATAGCGGACATTATCGGCCGACAGATGATAGTCTTGCCAGTTTTCTATCGTTTCTTAAAGAGAATGGAGTGAACCTCAATGAAGTTGAG ATACGCCGTGCGACCGATGATTCCGATAGTTACAATTATGGAAAATCCACTAGTGTTGGGACACTGGCCGAGCATTCTCTAAGCTTGGTGCCATCCGAACTCGAAACCGATAACACGGAGAACAATTTGTCATCACAATCACCCGAAGCCAATCAAACCAAGACCACAAACACTTACAAGAGGTCTTTATCGGGTGGTCTTCAAAGCCCAAGAACTGAGGTGCCTGAAAGAGCCATATTGCAAAGGATCAACTCCAAGAAGGCAGCTAAATCGTACCAATTAGGACATCAACTGTCCCGCAAATGGTCAACTGGAGCTGGGCCGAGGATCGGGTGCGTAGCTGACTACCCCTTAGAATTGAGACAGCAAGCATTAGAGTTCGTCAACCTATCTCCGAGGACTCCTCCCGCCCTTTCACCGTTCTTGTCTCCGAGAACACCACGGACCCCTACTACACCTTCGGCATGCCGGAGTCCCGGTGGGCTTGCATCAGCTGCGTCTCAGCCGACATCAAATTTCACAAATGCTGATGGAATTTCGGGGATCTGA
- the LOC108471311 gene encoding protein WHAT'S THIS FACTOR 1 homolog, chloroplastic, with protein sequence MASRLFSLAKPFLNPKFPNPRSFSTSFLITKTPKKHKPKRPKPDSPRTRSVTPDSNKIPHFESLLARDAKYRFLIKTKEFLSKQPEQILRLDDAGKLYRELGFPRGRKVTKFISRYPLLFTSYRHSDNKIWLGFTDFMDQLLLEERSIMEAMEEDRVTRIRKLLMMSKNKRIPLSKIYHKRLIFGIPEDFRDKMGKYPDYFRLVVEDDGKQILELVNWDPSLAVSALEKEFLVNEDKVKKAFKFPVKYGKDLGLEENDVKKLNLLNTLPLVSPYSDGWKLDSWSLEAEKYRVGIIHEFLSLTLEKRALIHHIVEFKEEFSLTRQTYEMLKRQPWTFYLAGTEMNWAVFLKDGYDENGNLIEKDPLLVFNEKLYKFAQMQEEEEEEEEEEEISGFREKLRGD encoded by the coding sequence ATGGCTTCCCGCCTTTTTTCCCTCGCAAAACCCTTCTTAAACCCTAAATTCCCAAATCCACGCTCCTTCTCCACCTCTTTTCTCATAACCAAAACCCCCAAGAAACATAAACCCAAACGCCCCAAACCCGATTCTCCCCGCACCAGATCCGTCACACCCGACTCCAACAAAATCCCCCAtttcgaatccctccttgcccGTGATGCCAAGTACCGATTCCTCATCAAAACCAAAGAATTCCTATCCAAACAACCCGAACAGATCCTCCGCCTCGACGACGCCGGAAAACTCTACCGGGAACTCGGATTCCCCCGCGGCCGTAAAGTCACCAAATTCATTTCCCGCTACCCGCTGCTCTTCACCTCTTACCGTCACTCCGACAATAAAATCTGGCTCGGGTTTACTGATTTTATGGACCAATTACTCCTCGAAGAGAGATCAATCATGGAAGCCATGGAAGAAGATCGAGTCACGAGAATCCGTAAATTATTAATGATGTCGAAGAATAAACGGATTCCATTAAGCAAAATTTATCATAAACGGCTTATATTTGGAATTCCTGAGGATTTCAGGGACAAAATGGGGAAATACCCTGATTATTTTCGTCTCGTGGTTGAAGATGATGGGAAACAAATCCTTGAGTTAGTAAATTGGGATCCAAGTTTAGCTGTTAGTGCATTGGAGAAGGAGTTTTTAGTGAATGAAGATAAGGTTAAGAAAGCTTTCAagtttccagttaagtatggtaaAGATTTAGGATTGGAGGAAAATGATGTGAAGAAGCTTAACTTGCTAAACACGTTACCATTAGTTTCGCCTTATTCTGACGGGTGGAAGTTGGACTCGTGGAGTTTGGAAGCGGAAAAATATAGGGTTGGAATTATACATGAGTTTTTGAGCTTGACTTTGGAGAAAAGAGCTTTGATACATCATATTGTGGAGTTCAAGGAGGAGTTTAGTTTGACTAGGCAAACTTATGAGATGCTCAAGAGACAACCTTGGACGTTTTATTTGGCTGGGACGGAGATGAATTGGGCGGTGTTTTTGAAGGATGGGTATGATGAGAATGGTAACTTAATTGAAAAGGATCCACTGTTGGTTTTCAATGAAAAGCTTTATAAGTTTGCTCAAatgcaagaagaagaagaagaagaagaagaagaagaagagatttCTGGATTTAGGGAGAAATTACGAGGGGATTGA
- the LOC108470730 gene encoding IQ domain-containing protein IQM3-like isoform X2, translating to MSSSSENNVGGFEMLSLIDGRDYSGENHAHDGGHDGVFRHSNAAAVKVQKVYRSYRTRRRLADSAFVAELWWQALDYARLKHSTILFFDNLKPETAASRWNRVFLNASKIDPRHRYGHNLHIYYEEWCKADAGQPFFYWLDLGDGKDINLNECPRSKLRQQCIKYLGPQERVNYEYIVVEGKIIHKQTRNVLDTIEGLKEGKWIFVMSTSKKLYAGKKKKGMFHHSSFLAGGVTLAAGRLVVERGDLKSISAYSGHYRPTDDSLASFLSFLKENGVNLNEVEIRRATDDSDSYNYGKSTSVGTLAEHSLSLVPSELETDNTENNLSSQSPEANQTKTTNTYKRSLSGGLQSPRTEVPERAILQRINSKKAAKSYQLGHQLSRKWSTGAGPRIGCVADYPLELRQQALEFVNLSPRTPPALSPFLSPRTPRTPTTPSACRSPGGLASAASQPTSNFTNADGISGI from the exons ATGTCTTCTTCCTCGGAGAATAATGTTGGTGGATTTGAAATGTTGTCGTTGATCGACGGTCGAGATTATTCAGGGGAGAATCACGCGCACGATGGTGGTCACGATGGGGTTTTTCGCCACTCGAACGCGGCGGCTGTTAAGGTTCAGAAAGTGTATAGGAGTTACCGGACACGGCGTAGGTTAGCAGATTCTGCTTTTGTAGCTGAACTCTG GTGGCAGGCTTTAGATTATGCAAGGCTTAAGCACAGCACAATTTTGTTTTTTGATAATTTAAAACCTGAAACTGCTGCTTCAAGGTGGAATCGTGTTTTTTTAAATGCTTCTAAG ATTGATCCACGCCATCGTTACGGGCATAATTTGCATATTTACTATGAAGAGTGGTGTAAAGCTGATGCTGGTCAACCATTTTTCTACTG GTTGGATTTAGGTGATGGCAAAGATATTAATCTTAACGAGTGCCCGAGATCGAAGCTTCGACAACAATGCATCAAGTATCTCGGACCC CAAGAGAGGGTAAATTATGAGTACATTGTTGTTGAAGGAAAGATTATCCATAAACAAACCAGAAACGTACTCGATACAATCGAAGGATTGAAAGAAGGGAAATGGATATTCGTTATGAGCACCTCGAAGAAATTGTATGCCGGCAAG AAGAAGAAAGGAATGTTTCATCATTCGAGTTTCTTAGCCGGAGGAGTGACGTTAGCCGCTGGTAGGCTGGTGGTTGAACGCGGAGATCTTAAG TCCATTTCTGCGTATAGCGGACATTATCGGCCGACAGATGATAGTCTTGCCAGTTTTCTATCGTTTCTTAAAGAGAATGGAGTGAACCTCAATGAAGTTGAG ATACGCCGTGCGACCGATGATTCCGATAGTTACAATTATGGAAAATCCACTAGTGTTGGGACACTGGCCGAGCATTCTCTAAGCTTGGTGCCATCCGAACTCGAAACCGATAACACGGAGAACAATTTGTCATCACAATCACCCGAAGCCAATCAAACCAAGACCACAAACACTTACAAGAGGTCTTTATCGGGTGGTCTTCAAAGCCCAAGAACTGAGGTGCCTGAAAGAGCCATATTGCAAAGGATCAACTCCAAGAAGGCAGCTAAATCGTACCAATTAGGACATCAACTGTCCCGCAAATGGTCAACTGGAGCTGGGCCGAGGATCGGGTGCGTAGCTGACTACCCCTTAGAATTGAGACAGCAAGCATTAGAGTTCGTCAACCTATCTCCGAGGACTCCTCCCGCCCTTTCACCGTTCTTGTCTCCGAGAACACCACGGACCCCTACTACACCTTCGGCATGCCGGAGTCCCGGTGGGCTTGCATCAGCTGCGTCTCAGCCGACATCAAATTTCACAAATGCTGATGGAATTTCGGGGATCTGA